A portion of the Lolium rigidum isolate FL_2022 chromosome 1, APGP_CSIRO_Lrig_0.1, whole genome shotgun sequence genome contains these proteins:
- the LOC124648101 gene encoding transcription factor RHD6-like: MALVGQPAMLCHDDGVPPFMDAGGLSFGYGYDHHYQPFLLEEECLLGSHAWELPTGDLGAEPGNASAFDGHDVGWKHHATGVSSPVSMLSFDDPSASAASASHKRPRALAQAKQGADQESTTDPKRQCGGDRKAAIKPRKTSASTSPPPKEPQSDAAKNRRERIGERLRALQELVPNGSKVDMVTMLDKAITYVKFMQLQLTVLETDAFWPAQGGEAPEISQVKAALDAIMLSSSQQNHQWI; encoded by the exons atggctctAGTGGGTCAGCCAGCCATGCTCTGCCACGACGACGGCGTGCCGCCCTTCATGGACGCCGGCGGCCTCTCGTTCGGCTACGGGTACGATCACCACTACCAACCTTTTCTCCTGGAGGAGGAATGCTTGCTCGGCAGCCACGCATGGGAGCTGCCAACCGGCGACCTCGGCGCCGAGCCTGGCAACGCCAGCGCGTTCGATGGGCACGACGTCGGCTGGAAGCACCACGCAACCGGCGTCTCCTCCCCTGTTTCGATGCTCTCGTTCGATGAcccgtcggcgtcggcggcgtccGCATCGCACAAGCGACCTCGTGCGCTCGCGCAGGCAAAGCAGGGAGCGGACCAAGAGAGCACTACCGATCCCAAGAGGCAGTGCGGCGGCGACAGGAAAGCGGCGATCAAGCCCAGAAAAACGTCCGCGAGCACCAGTCCTCCACCCAAAGAGCCACAGAGCGATGCTGCCAAG AACCGTCGCGAGCGGATCGGCGAGCGGCTGAGAGCGCTGCAGGAGCTGGTGCCCAACGGCAGCAAGGTGGACATGGTCACCATGCTCGACAAGGCCATCACCTACGTCAAGTTCATGCAGCTCCAGCTCACG GTGCTCGAGACGGACGCTTTCTGGCCTGCGCAGGGCGGGGAGGCGCCGGAGATCTCCCAGGTGAAGGCCGCGCTCGACGCCATTATGCTCTCGTCGTCACAGCAGAATCATCAATGGATCTAG